Proteins from a genomic interval of Streptomyces fodineus:
- a CDS encoding DUF3817 domain-containing protein, which yields MKKSVLTRYRVMAYVTGVLLVLLTLGVIAKYGIHLDGADKFTTFVGIAHGWLYVVYLVFAFDLGSKAKWPVGKQLWVLLAGTIPTAAFFVERKVSRELETKVADPAPAVAKA from the coding sequence ATGAAAAAGAGCGTGCTGACCCGCTACCGCGTCATGGCCTACGTCACCGGTGTGCTGCTGGTCCTGCTGACCCTGGGCGTGATCGCCAAGTACGGGATTCACCTCGACGGAGCGGACAAGTTCACCACCTTCGTCGGTATCGCGCACGGCTGGCTGTACGTCGTCTACCTGGTCTTCGCCTTCGACCTGGGCTCCAAGGCGAAGTGGCCGGTCGGCAAGCAGCTGTGGGTGTTGCTCGCCGGGACGATTCCGACCGCCGCGTTCTTCGTCGAGCGCAAGGTCAGCCGCGAGCTGGAGACCAAGGTCGCCGACCCGGCCCCGGCCGTCGCGAAGGCGTAA
- a CDS encoding MarR family winged helix-turn-helix transcriptional regulator yields MPKPLSLPFDPIARADELWKQRWGNVPSMAAITSIMRAQQILLAEVDAVVKPYGLTFARYEALVLLTFSKAGELPMSKIGERLMVHPTSVTNTVDRLVRSGLVAKRPNPNDGRGTLAVITDKGREVVDAATRDLMAMDFGLGVYDAEECAEIFAMLRPLRIAAHDFDEE; encoded by the coding sequence GTGCCGAAGCCACTCAGCCTCCCCTTCGATCCCATCGCCCGTGCCGACGAGCTCTGGAAGCAGCGCTGGGGAAACGTGCCGTCCATGGCCGCGATCACCTCGATCATGCGGGCCCAGCAGATCCTGCTCGCCGAGGTGGACGCGGTGGTCAAGCCGTACGGACTGACGTTCGCGCGGTACGAGGCACTGGTGCTGCTCACCTTCTCCAAGGCCGGTGAGCTGCCCATGTCCAAGATCGGTGAGCGGCTCATGGTGCATCCCACCTCGGTGACGAACACCGTGGACCGGCTGGTGAGGTCGGGGCTGGTCGCCAAGCGGCCCAATCCGAACGATGGGCGCGGCACCCTCGCCGTCATCACCGACAAGGGACGCGAGGTGGTCGACGCGGCCACCCGCGACCTGATGGCCATGGACTTCGGGCTCGGGGTGTACGACGCGGAGGAGTGCGCGGAGATCTTCGCGATGCTGCGCCCGCTGCGGATCGCGGCGCACGACTTCGACGAGGAGTGA
- a CDS encoding DUF6230 family protein translates to MESQVRGGTRWKRFAVVMVPSVAATACIGVALAQGALAASFSVSGQSFKVTADKLVGQGFEQYGAIDNGYTLSGQQTAHPVAVSAFKSASISNMCQSVVTPNIPVLGSVSLVLKAGADKPVEADNLYIDLDDLSADATFNNIDIGVAAKDANKGPGMKGGKEQSNPYGFAQQADSATLTGVKQTAWATTAGTFKLSGLHMSVQTGTHECY, encoded by the coding sequence ATGGAGTCCCAGGTGCGTGGCGGGACCAGATGGAAGCGGTTCGCTGTGGTCATGGTGCCCAGCGTGGCCGCCACGGCGTGCATAGGTGTCGCCCTCGCGCAGGGTGCTCTCGCCGCGTCGTTCAGCGTGTCCGGTCAGTCGTTCAAGGTGACCGCGGACAAACTGGTCGGTCAGGGCTTCGAGCAGTACGGCGCGATCGACAACGGCTACACCCTGAGCGGCCAGCAGACCGCTCACCCGGTCGCGGTCTCGGCCTTCAAGAGCGCCTCGATCAGCAACATGTGTCAGTCCGTCGTGACGCCGAACATCCCGGTGCTGGGCTCGGTGAGCCTGGTGCTGAAGGCGGGCGCCGACAAGCCGGTCGAGGCCGACAATCTCTACATCGACCTCGACGACCTCAGCGCCGACGCCACCTTCAACAACATCGACATCGGTGTTGCCGCCAAGGACGCCAACAAGGGTCCGGGCATGAAGGGCGGGAAGGAGCAGTCCAACCCGTACGGCTTCGCACAGCAGGCCGACTCGGCCACGCTGACCGGCGTGAAGCAGACGGCCTGGGCGACCACGGCCGGAACCTTCAAGCTGAGCGGTCTGCACATGTCGGTGCAGACGGGTACGCACGAGTGCTACTGA
- a CDS encoding TetR/AcrR family transcriptional regulator, whose product MQSRTSAGRTGRPRSTAADTAILAATREALVELGWSKLTLGDVATRAGVAKTTLYRRWAGKPELVCDAVAELFDELELPDRGSLAADIEGVVLQFAAILARPEAKSGLMAVVAESTRDDALRERVRASIVERQIRLVLQGRARAQSRGELPPEPDPEESARTVDLIFDVVAGAVVHRTLVSGKPADEEWVRDFTRVLLLGLTSQPAESPARGNGA is encoded by the coding sequence ATGCAGAGCCGCACTTCCGCCGGCCGTACCGGCCGCCCGCGCAGCACCGCCGCGGACACCGCGATCCTGGCCGCGACCCGGGAGGCGCTGGTGGAACTGGGCTGGTCCAAGCTCACGCTGGGAGACGTGGCGACGCGGGCCGGGGTTGCGAAGACGACGCTGTACCGCCGCTGGGCGGGCAAGCCCGAGCTGGTGTGCGACGCGGTGGCGGAACTCTTCGACGAGCTGGAGCTTCCCGACCGCGGCAGCCTGGCCGCCGACATCGAGGGCGTGGTCCTCCAGTTCGCGGCCATCCTGGCCCGCCCGGAGGCCAAGAGCGGCCTGATGGCGGTGGTCGCCGAGTCCACCCGTGACGACGCCCTGCGCGAGCGCGTCCGGGCCTCCATCGTGGAGCGCCAGATCCGCCTGGTCCTTCAGGGCCGCGCCCGTGCCCAGAGCCGGGGCGAGCTCCCGCCGGAGCCCGACCCCGAGGAGTCCGCCCGCACGGTCGACCTGATCTTCGACGTGGTGGCGGGTGCGGTGGTGCACCGCACCCTGGTGAGCGGCAAACCGGCGGACGAGGAGTGGGTGCGCGACTTTACGCGGGTGCTGCTCCTGGGCCTGACTTCTCAGCCGGCCGAGTCGCCCGCACGAGGCAACGGCGCCTAG
- a CDS encoding tetratricopeptide repeat protein, whose product MQPRNMSMSGVVDLAAVKAAQEAKAKAEQARAEAARQGGTGAVAPADLVIDVDEAGFESEVLQRSAEVPVVIDFWAEWCQPCKQLSPVLERLTLEYGGRILLAKIDVDANQMLMQQFGVQGIPAVFAVVAGQALPLFQGAAAEQQIRQTLDQLVQVAEQRFGITGLTVDPDAQPGQAPAQEQAGPYDTALNAAAEALDAGDLAGAVRAYQNVLADDPAHPEAKLGLAQAELLQRVQGFDPQKVRQEAAEKPKDVEAQIAAADLDLVGGHVEDAFGRLIETVQRTLGDDRDAVRRRLLELFEVVGPDDPRVVGARRALARALF is encoded by the coding sequence ATGCAGCCACGGAACATGTCCATGAGCGGCGTCGTCGACCTCGCCGCGGTGAAGGCGGCCCAGGAGGCCAAGGCCAAGGCCGAGCAGGCGCGCGCCGAGGCCGCCCGGCAGGGCGGCACGGGGGCGGTCGCCCCGGCCGATCTCGTCATCGACGTCGATGAGGCGGGCTTCGAGAGCGAAGTCCTCCAGCGGTCCGCCGAAGTACCCGTCGTCATCGACTTCTGGGCCGAGTGGTGCCAGCCCTGCAAGCAGCTGAGCCCGGTCCTGGAGCGCCTCACCCTCGAGTACGGCGGGCGCATCCTCCTCGCCAAGATCGACGTCGACGCCAACCAGATGCTGATGCAGCAGTTCGGGGTGCAGGGCATCCCGGCCGTGTTCGCCGTCGTCGCCGGACAGGCGCTGCCGCTCTTCCAGGGTGCGGCCGCCGAGCAGCAGATCCGGCAGACCCTGGACCAGTTGGTGCAGGTCGCCGAGCAGCGGTTCGGGATCACCGGCCTGACCGTCGACCCGGACGCACAGCCCGGCCAGGCGCCCGCGCAGGAGCAGGCGGGGCCGTACGACACGGCGCTCAATGCCGCCGCCGAGGCGCTGGACGCCGGTGACCTGGCCGGTGCCGTCCGCGCCTACCAGAACGTGCTGGCCGACGACCCGGCCCACCCCGAGGCCAAGCTGGGCCTCGCGCAGGCCGAGTTGCTGCAGCGGGTGCAGGGCTTCGACCCGCAGAAGGTCCGTCAGGAGGCCGCCGAGAAGCCGAAGGACGTCGAGGCGCAGATCGCCGCCGCCGATCTGGATCTGGTGGGCGGTCATGTCGAGGACGCCTTCGGCCGGCTGATCGAGACTGTGCAGCGCACGCTCGGTGACGACCGGGACGCGGTACGACGCCGGCTGCTGGAGCTGTTCGAGGTCGTGGGTCCCGATGATCCGCGCGTGGTGGGCGCACGAAGGGCCCTTGCGCGCGCCCTGTTCTGA
- a CDS encoding acyl-CoA mutase large subunit family protein translates to MDAHAIEEGRRRWQARYDAARKRDADFTTLSGDPVEPVYGPRPGDSYEGFERIGWPGEYPFTRGLHPTGYRGRTWTIRQFAGFGNAEQTNERYKMILGNGGGGLSVAFDMPTLMGRDSDDPRSLGEVGHCGVAIDSAADMEVLFKDIPLGDVTTSMTISGPAVPVFCMYLVAAERQGVDPGVLNGTLQTDIFKEYIAQKEWLFQPEPHLRLIGDLMEHCAAGIPAYKPLSVSGYHIREAGATAAQELAYTLADGFGYVELGLSRGLDVDVFAPGLSFFFDAHVDFFEEIAKFRAARRIWARWMRDVYGAKSEKAQWLRFHTQTAGVSLTAQQPYNNVVRTAVEALAAVLGGTNSLHTNALDETLALPSEQAAEIALRTQQVLMEETGVANVADPLGGSWYVEQLTDRIEADAEKIFEQIKERGLRAHPDGRHPIGPITSGILRGIEDGWFTGEIAESAFRYQQALEKGDKRVVGVNVHTGSVTGDLEILRVSHEVEREQVRVLAARKAGRDESAVRCALDAMLTAARGGSNMIEPMLDAVRAEATLGEICGVLRDEWGVYTEPAGF, encoded by the coding sequence ATGGACGCTCACGCCATCGAGGAGGGCCGCCGCCGCTGGCAGGCCCGCTACGACGCCGCGCGCAAGCGCGACGCTGACTTCACCACGCTCTCCGGCGACCCCGTGGAGCCGGTGTACGGACCCCGGCCGGGTGACTCGTACGAGGGATTCGAGAGGATCGGCTGGCCCGGGGAGTACCCCTTCACGCGCGGGCTCCATCCGACCGGCTACCGCGGGCGTACCTGGACGATCCGCCAGTTCGCCGGGTTCGGCAACGCCGAGCAGACCAACGAGCGGTACAAGATGATCCTCGGCAACGGCGGTGGCGGGCTCTCCGTCGCCTTCGACATGCCGACGCTGATGGGCCGCGACTCCGACGACCCGCGCTCGCTCGGCGAGGTCGGGCACTGCGGCGTCGCCATCGACTCGGCCGCCGACATGGAGGTCCTGTTCAAGGACATCCCGCTCGGTGACGTCACGACGTCGATGACGATCAGCGGGCCGGCCGTTCCCGTCTTCTGCATGTACCTCGTCGCCGCCGAGCGGCAGGGAGTGGATCCGGGGGTGCTCAACGGGACCCTCCAGACCGACATCTTCAAGGAGTACATCGCGCAGAAGGAGTGGCTCTTCCAGCCCGAGCCCCATCTGCGCCTGATCGGCGACCTGATGGAGCACTGCGCGGCCGGCATCCCCGCCTACAAGCCGCTGTCCGTCTCCGGCTACCACATCCGCGAGGCCGGGGCGACGGCCGCGCAGGAGCTGGCGTACACGCTGGCGGACGGCTTCGGGTACGTCGAACTGGGGCTGTCCCGCGGCCTGGACGTGGACGTCTTCGCGCCCGGCCTGTCCTTCTTCTTCGACGCGCACGTCGATTTCTTCGAGGAGATCGCCAAGTTCCGTGCGGCGCGGCGCATCTGGGCGCGCTGGATGCGGGACGTGTACGGCGCGAAGTCCGAGAAGGCCCAGTGGCTGCGCTTTCACACGCAGACGGCCGGGGTCTCGCTGACCGCCCAGCAGCCGTACAACAACGTGGTGCGTACGGCCGTGGAGGCGCTGGCGGCCGTGCTCGGCGGGACCAACTCCCTGCACACCAACGCCCTCGACGAGACGCTCGCGCTGCCGAGCGAGCAGGCCGCGGAGATCGCGCTGCGCACCCAGCAGGTGCTGATGGAGGAGACCGGGGTCGCCAACGTGGCCGACCCGCTGGGCGGTTCGTGGTACGTCGAGCAGCTGACGGACCGGATCGAGGCGGACGCGGAGAAGATCTTCGAGCAGATCAAGGAACGGGGTCTGAGGGCCCACCCGGACGGGCGGCACCCGATCGGACCGATCACCTCCGGGATCCTGCGCGGGATAGAGGACGGCTGGTTCACCGGCGAGATCGCCGAGTCCGCCTTCCGCTACCAGCAGGCCCTGGAGAAGGGCGACAAGAGGGTCGTCGGCGTGAACGTCCACACCGGGTCCGTCACCGGGGACCTGGAGATCCTGCGGGTCAGCCACGAGGTGGAGCGGGAGCAGGTGCGGGTGCTCGCCGCGCGGAAGGCCGGACGTGACGAGTCCGCGGTGCGCTGCGCGCTGGACGCGATGCTGACTGCCGCGCGGGGTGGCTCCAACATGATCGAGCCCATGCTGGACGCCGTACGCGCCGAGGCGACGCTGGGTGAGATCTGCGGGGTGCTGCGGGATGAGTGGGGGGTGTACACGGAGCCGGCCGGTTTCTAG